In the Vogesella sp. XCS3 genome, ATGTATATCGCCCATACGCGCCGAGCTGGCTTCGCTGCGGCGCGCGCCACTGTAATACAGCAAGCTGAATGCCCAGATGGCACGTTCGCGGTGTGCCATCTGCCGTGGCGAATTGGCCGGCAGTGCTTGCAGGGTGTGGCAAATATGCGCCCAGCAGTCAGCGTCAAAAAAACGGCCATTTTCTACTGTGCGGCGTTGTCGCGGGGCTTTGTGCAGCCGGAAGGGGTTGCCGTTCAGGTGGCCTGCATGGTTCAGGTAGCTGTACAGGCCGCCCAGGATGGTAAAGGCGTGCTCGATGCTGCTGGCGGAGAGTGGCCCTGTGAGTGGGCGCCATTGCGGGTGGCTGCGCGGTACGGCAGGCCCTATCCATTGCGCTGCAGGGTGGGGGTGCGCCAGAAATCGCCGATAGTCGTGGACATCTTCCCTTTTTACCTCGGCCAAGCCTTGTTGCCGGCTACCCAGCCATAGCAAAAAGCGCTCGGCCTCTTTGCGATAGCTGCGCAGGGTGGCGGGGCGTTGGGTGTATTCCGCCAGCCAGACCAGTACCGCTTCGGTATCGCTATTGGCGCTGATCAGGCTGTTTTGCGGGGTGGGGGTGAGTTCCGGCAGCAATTTTTGCGGCTTTCATTGGTAAAAAATTCCGATAAGTATAATTATCGGAAAAACACTTGGCAAATCATTAAAAATTACATGTATTACGTAATAAATATTACGAAATAAAAAAGGTATAATGCGTAAAAATCAGGAGGTGGTTATGGATATCTATGCACGTATCCGACAGGTGGCGTTTGACATGGTGGCGGAGGGGGAGTGGCCTACGGTGGTAGAGGTGCGGGCACGACTAGGGACTGGCTCGAATACCACTATCAACAACACGCTAAAGCAGTGGCGGCAGGAGTTTCTGTCGCGCATGGCAACCAGCGTACGCCGGCCCGATTGGCCGCCGGCGCTGGCGGATGCGTTTGGCCAGCTATGGCAAAAGGCTTGTGATGTGGCGGAAGAGAATCTGGCCACGCTGCGTGAAGAGGTCAGCCTCAAGCTGGAGCAGGTGGTGGCCGAGTTGGCCGCAGCGCAGCGCGAGCTGGATGCGCGCGCAGATCAGTTGACCAACCTTTCTACCGAGCTTGTGCAGCAGCGCGAGCAGGGGCAGCAGGCCAGGCAGCAACTGGCGGAGGAGCAAGGGCGGCGACAGGCGCTAGAGGAGAGTTTGTCTGGCCTGGCGACATCGCTGGATGAGGCGCGTGCGCAAACTCTGCAGCAACAAAAGGAAGCGGACGAGCGGGTGGCAGCGCTAGAAGCACGCCAGGAGGCGCGTGTGCAGCAGCTGGCTGTTGAAGCGGCGCAGCGCGAGGCGCTGGCGTACGAGCGCTTTGAAGGCATGCGCGTACGTTTGTACGAGCAGGT is a window encoding:
- a CDS encoding site-specific integrase codes for the protein MLPELTPTPQNSLISANSDTEAVLVWLAEYTQRPATLRSYRKEAERFLLWLGSRQQGLAEVKREDVHDYRRFLAHPHPAAQWIGPAVPRSHPQWRPLTGPLSASSIEHAFTILGGLYSYLNHAGHLNGNPFRLHKAPRQRRTVENGRFFDADCWAHICHTLQALPANSPRQMAHRERAIWAFSLLYYSGARRSEASSARMGDIHLKRGNWWWRVHGKTGAGDIPVSPPLLAALQRYRQHLGLSPLPGNQEDTPLLCRLGDGRGAQQGISDKALYLLIKEILRRAAELAPDTMRPTLQQASTHWLRHTAATHQLDAGISLLMVSQNLRHGSIQTTRRYLHSEDDTRHSAMQNLPAIPTDSEKKKSD
- a CDS encoding DNA-binding protein; this translates as MDIYARIRQVAFDMVAEGEWPTVVEVRARLGTGSNTTINNTLKQWRQEFLSRMATSVRRPDWPPALADAFGQLWQKACDVAEENLATLREEVSLKLEQVVAELAAAQRELDARADQLTNLSTELVQQREQGQQARQQLAEEQGRRQALEESLSGLATSLDEARAQTLQQQKEADERVAALEARQEARVQQLAVEAAQREALAYERFEGMRVRLYEQVEEERAQMKQRMQLLEQQLAAATQQLDGLRRQQQQQQADSARELGKAAAMQEAATQRETQLQQACQQWQQADVERQQQLMALAAEASALRTELLIVREQRMPQLLQWLLLHREQLAALPADEAAVQLAGWLGLSAE